In Mytilus galloprovincialis chromosome 1, xbMytGall1.hap1.1, whole genome shotgun sequence, the following are encoded in one genomic region:
- the LOC143052939 gene encoding uncharacterized protein KIAA1958-like, producing the protein MDGFHHELSEDDMILSQVLETLEDEMELRNVNIEDFFGEFPSNVMDENAFRDLINTSAVSFDLGLDLDLWLQVPSENGKIQNVKDEEPKDQEQGVESRFAEMTDNEIDTLIEDAENKNTKKATKWAVNVYEDWRNSKIGSGLIIPNLKDLSVQDINSILGKFVVEVRKKNGEKYPAKTLYLLVTGLLRGMRSHGVSNLNFLNESDDRFLRFRQILDAQMKKLTSDGYGTCINVKQADPISVEQEEILWDKSVFGNHSSESLLHTVFFYNCKYFGLRDVTNTVIFKFLKYN; encoded by the exons ATGGATGGATTTCATCATGAATTATCGGAGGATGATATGATCTTATCACAAGTATTAGAAACATTGGAGGATGAAATGGAACTGAGAAATGTAAATATAGAGGACTTTTTTGGAGAGTTTCCTAGTAATGTGATGGATGAGAATGCATTTAGAGATTTAATCAACACCTCAGCTGTTTCATTTGACCTAGGACTAGACTTAGATCTATGGTTGCAAGTTCCTTCGGAAAACGGAAAGATCCAAAATGTCAAG GATGAAGAACCTAAAGATCAGGAACAAGGAGTCGAATCAAGGTTTGCAGAAATGACAGACAATGAAATTGATACACTTATTGAAGATGCTGAGAACAAAAAcacaaagaaagccacaaaatggGCAGTTAATGTCTATGAAGACTGGAGGAATTCTAAAATTGGTAGTGGTTTAATTATACCAAACCTGAAGGATTTGTCTGTTCAAGATATTAACAGCATTTTAGGAAAATTTGTAGTAGAAGTTCGGAAAAAGAATGGAGAGAAATATCCAGCGAAAACACTTTATCTTCTTGTAACTGGACTTCTAAGAGGAATGCGGTCACACGGTGTTTCTAATCTTAACTTTTTGAACGAGTCTGATGACAGATTTCTGAGGTTTAGACAAATACTTGATGCACAGATGAAGAAATTAACATCAGATGGGTAtggtacatgtataaatgttaaaCAAGCAGATCCAATTTCAGTTGAACAGGAAGAAATATTGTGGGACAAGTCTGTGTTTGGTAATCATTCATCCGAAAGTTTATTGCATACTGTTTTTTTCTACAACTGTAAATATTTTGGTCTACGTGACGTGACGAACACCGTAatcttcaaatttctcaaatacAATTAG